One part of the Pseudomonas sp. MYb118 genome encodes these proteins:
- a CDS encoding class I SAM-dependent methyltransferase gives MKSISVSARTNLLAINSLSSSLLRRGVLRQLAHLKQGQLVIVEDGERRVFGSAGSALQGEIHVLDAAAWGLVASNGSIGAGEAFIHGYWSSPDLTAVVRVFVSNLDVLDALEGGLAKLGRPFVQGLHWLNRNTRQGSRKNISAHYDLGNELFEQFLDPTMMYSAAQFHSFEDSLEQAQLNKLARICRKLDLKASDHLLEIGTGWGTMALYAAQHYGCTVTTTTLSQKQYDFTARRIEALGLQDQVTLLLKDYRDLTGQYDKLVSIEMIEAVGHRFMPVYFKQCAHLLKSNGLMLLQAITIREQRYEQARRSVDFIQRYIFPGGALPSVQKMLEIVSRDTDMNLLHMEDFGLHYARTLRLWHENFRRAQGQLRELGYDECFLRLWEFYLCYCEGGFLERTIGTAQLLLAKPGAMPAPLLGRFDA, from the coding sequence CGCCAACTGGCACACCTCAAGCAGGGGCAATTGGTGATCGTTGAAGACGGTGAACGGCGCGTGTTCGGCAGTGCCGGCAGCGCGTTGCAGGGCGAAATTCATGTTCTCGACGCAGCCGCCTGGGGACTGGTGGCCAGCAACGGCTCGATCGGCGCCGGGGAAGCGTTCATCCATGGTTACTGGAGTTCACCGGATCTGACCGCGGTGGTCCGGGTGTTCGTGAGCAATCTGGACGTGCTGGACGCATTGGAAGGTGGCCTGGCCAAACTGGGCCGGCCGTTCGTCCAGGGGCTGCACTGGCTCAACCGCAATACGCGGCAGGGTTCGCGGAAAAACATCAGCGCCCATTACGACCTGGGCAATGAGCTGTTCGAACAATTTCTCGACCCGACCATGATGTATTCAGCGGCGCAATTCCACAGCTTCGAGGACAGCCTTGAACAGGCTCAGTTGAACAAGCTCGCAAGAATCTGTCGCAAGCTCGACCTGAAAGCGAGCGACCACCTGCTGGAAATCGGCACCGGGTGGGGCACCATGGCGCTGTACGCGGCGCAGCACTATGGCTGTACGGTCACCACCACCACGCTCTCGCAGAAACAGTACGACTTCACCGCCCGCCGCATCGAAGCGTTGGGGCTGCAAGACCAGGTCACGTTGTTGCTCAAGGATTATCGCGACCTCACCGGACAGTACGACAAACTGGTGTCGATCGAGATGATCGAAGCGGTGGGCCATCGCTTCATGCCCGTGTACTTCAAGCAATGCGCGCATCTGCTCAAGAGCAACGGTTTGATGTTGTTGCAGGCGATCACGATCCGTGAACAGCGTTACGAACAGGCCAGGCGCAGTGTCGATTTCATTCAACGCTATATCTTCCCGGGTGGAGCCCTGCCCAGCGTGCAGAAAATGCTGGAAATCGTCAGCCGCGACACCGACATGAACCTGCTGCACATGGAGGATTTCGGCCTGCATTACGCACGAACCCTGCGTCTGTGGCATGAGAATTTTCGTCGTGCCCAAGGGCAATTGCGCGAATTGGGTTACGACGAATGCTTCCTGCGGCTGTGGGAGTTTTACCTGTGCTACTGCGAAGGCGGCTTCCTGGAACGCACCATCGGCACCGCGCAATTGTTGCTGGCCAAACCGGGGGCGATGCCGGCACCGCTGCTCGGGCGTTTCGATGCCTGA
- a CDS encoding DUF2878 domain-containing protein produces the protein MPERLINALLFQLGWLACVLGGNSLWLLAALGMLVVHLLWISRWADEGRLILSVVLLGTTVDSSLRWLGVFDFNDVAPLIPLWLMLLWALLATTLRHCLKWTASPWWLGSLLGAVGGPLSYYAGGRLAGVNFPYGQWPTLIGLGLLWALLFPTLHFMAQRLAANDRT, from the coding sequence ATGCCTGAGCGTCTGATCAACGCGCTGTTGTTCCAGCTCGGCTGGCTGGCCTGCGTGTTGGGTGGCAACAGCCTGTGGCTGTTGGCGGCACTGGGCATGCTGGTGGTTCATCTGCTGTGGATCAGTCGTTGGGCGGACGAAGGCCGGCTGATCCTCAGCGTGGTCTTGCTCGGCACCACCGTCGACAGCTCATTGCGCTGGCTGGGAGTGTTCGACTTCAACGATGTCGCGCCGCTGATTCCGCTGTGGCTGATGCTGTTGTGGGCCTTGTTGGCCACCACCTTGCGCCATTGCCTGAAATGGACCGCCAGCCCGTGGTGGCTGGGCAGCCTGCTGGGCGCCGTGGGCGGGCCATTGTCGTACTACGCCGGAGGGCGATTGGCCGGTGTGAATTTTCCCTACGGGCAATGGCCGACATTGATCGGTCTTGGCCTGCTCTGGGCGCTGCTGTTTCCGACGCTGCATTTCATGGCGCAACGGCTGGCGGCTAACGATCGGACTTGA
- a CDS encoding YkgJ family cysteine cluster protein — protein MNTIPHKQIDEPAVTCSTCAACCCQLEVMLITDTGVPERFIDTDDWGGEVMLRLDDGWCAALDRNSMLCTIYEKRPLICREFEMGAPECIEERRGISTAYR, from the coding sequence ATGAACACCATCCCCCACAAGCAAATCGACGAGCCTGCAGTCACCTGCTCGACCTGCGCCGCCTGCTGCTGCCAGCTCGAAGTCATGCTGATCACCGACACGGGCGTGCCCGAACGGTTTATCGACACCGATGATTGGGGCGGGGAAGTCATGCTGCGTCTGGACGATGGCTGGTGTGCGGCGCTGGATCGCAACAGCATGCTGTGCACGATCTACGAGAAGCGCCCGCTGATTTGCCGGGAGTTCGAGATGGGGGCACCGGAGTGCATCGAGGAGCGTCGGGGGATAAGTACGGCGTATCGGTAA